The following coding sequences lie in one Panicum virgatum strain AP13 chromosome 6N, P.virgatum_v5, whole genome shotgun sequence genomic window:
- the LOC120680273 gene encoding fructokinase-2: MAPLGDGSASGASPNLVVSFGEMLIDFVPDVAGLSLAESGGFVKAPGGAPANVACAISKLGGSSAFLGKFGDDEFGHMLVNILKQNGVNAEGCLFDQHARTALAFVTLKKNGEREFMFYRNPSADMLLTEAELNLDLIRRAKIFHYGSISLISEPCRGAHLAAMRAAKAAGILCSYDPNVRLPLWPSEEAARAGILSIWKEADFIKVSDDEVAFLTQGDATDEKNVLSLWFDGLKLLIVTDGDKGCRYFTKDFKGSVPGYKVNTIDTTGAGDAFVGSLLVNVAKDDSIFHNEEKLREALKFSNACGAICTTQKGAIPALPTVAAAQELIAKGN; encoded by the exons ATGGCGCCCCTCGGAGACGGATCAGCTTCCGGCGCGTCGCCCAACCTGGTGGTGTCGTTCGGCGAGATGCTCATCGACTTCGTGCCCGACGTGGCGGGCCTCTCGCTCGCCGAGTCGGGCGGCTTCGTCAAGGcccccggcggcgcgcccgccAACGTCGCCTGCGCCATCTCCAAGCTCGGCGGCTCCTCCGCCTTCCTCGGCAAG TTCGGCGACGACGAGTTCGGGCACATGCTGGTGAACATCCTGAAGCAGAACGGCGTCAACGCGGAGGGCTGCCTCTTCGACCAGCACGCGCGCACCGCCCTGGCCTTCGTCACCCTCAAGAAGAACGGCGAGCGCGAGTTCATGTTCTACCGCAACCCCAGCGCCGACATGCTGCTCACCGAGGCCGAGCTCAACCTCGACCTCATCCGCCGCGCCAAGATCTTCCACTACGGCTCCATCTCGCTCATCTCCGAGCCCTGCCGCGGCGCCCACCTCGCCGCCATGCGCGCCGCCAAGGCCGCCGGCATCCTCTGCTCCTACGACCCCAACGTGCGCCTCCCGCTCTGGCCCTCGGAGGAGGCCGCCAGGGCCGGCATCCTCAGCATCTGGAAGGAGGCCGACTTCATCAAGGTCAGCGACGACGAGGTCGCCTTCCTCACCCAGGGCGACGCCACCGACGAGAAGAACGTGCTCTCGCTCTGGTTCGACGGGCTCAAGCTCCTCATCGTCACCGACGGCGACAAGGGGTGCAGATACTTCACCAAG GATTTCAAGGGCAGCGTGCCCGGCtacaaggtgaacaccatcgaCACCACCGGCGCCGGTGACGCCTTCGTCGGCTCCCTGCTCGTCAACGTCGCCAAGGACGACTCCATCTTCCAC AACGAGGAGAAGCTCCGCGAGGCGCTCAAGTTCTCCAACGCCTGCGGCGCCATCTGCACCACCCAGAAGGGCGCCATCCCGGCGCtgcccaccgtcgccgccgcgcaggaGCTCATCGCCAAGGGCAACtag
- the LOC120680272 gene encoding squamous cell carcinoma antigen recognized by T-cells 3-like, producing the protein MATEEEMPEEATAAAAPAPAGGGGDDAEMRDAAAPSESDSDSSDSDDEGAAGADELRIQALEQALQEQPLDYETHVQYIQCLRKSGNIEKLRAAREEMNKYYPLTPKMWLEWAKDEISLSTSEESFRDVEKLYERGVQEYLSIKLWRDYLDYVEEHDPSVSQCTPAGLSKMRDLFERAITAGGLHVTEGSKLWAAYREYEMAILITISDGNDEEKAKQVQRIRTLFHRQLSVPLAEMESTLVEYKSWEAEQANANDPGSTFDGVPSNVTSAYKKANDMYNERKQYEDQLSNAGASEADKLQEFLKYLKFEESSGDPARVQVLYERAVSELPVSSDLWIGYTSYLDRSLKVPSVLRSVYYRATRNCTWVAELWVHYLLSLERIHSSEEELRHVFERAVQCSFPTIQEYLNVYLTRVHSLRRRISDGLDFQLIRKTIMDAAEFLSPQLGTKELLHLNAYWAKLERNLGKDLAAARGVWENTIKKSGSVLEVWQQYISMEMEMGNIHEARSLYKRCYSKRFAGSGSEDICHAWIRFEEENGTLDDYDLAVKKVTPRLKEFMMFRSQEEAKDEAYSVLNDNPNADDSYQKRKASKMTNKQQPPAKKRKENPPKSAKSSDDQGSKTQSRHSAAITAVEVGDVTREKVEASTEMNVDTDSRTGNIGSNEPKPSFYNDKCTIFVSNIDLKANEDDLRRFFSDIGGVTAIRLLRDKFTKKSRGLAYVDFSDNKHLEAALKKNKQKLLGKKVSIARSDPSKGKKSREAGPSSKGHDNLPQSGDDGAKAPGSNRPDKEVPKGDVKITGKNTHFAPRSVVKPLGWTSKDEKPDVGPGELKSNEEFRNLLLKK; encoded by the exons ATGGCGACGGAAGAGGAGATGCCGgaggaggccacggcggcggcggcgcccgcgccagCTGGTGGAGGCGGGGACGACGCGGAGAtgcgcgacgccgccgcgccctcggaATCCGACTCGGACTCGTCGGACTCCGACGACGagggggcggccggcgccgacgagctCCGCATCCAGGCCCTAGAGCAGGCCCTCCAGGAGCAGCCACTCGACTACGAGACCCACGTGCAG TATATTCAGTGCTTGAGGAAGTCAGGCAACATCGAGAAGCTTCGTGCGGCGAGGGAAGAGATGAACAAGTACTATCCTCTTACCCCGAAGATGTGGCTGGAGTGGGCGAAGGATGAGATCTCATTGAGCACAAG TGAGGAATCTTTTCGGGATGTTGAAAAGCTCTACGAGCGTGGGGTGCAAGAATACCTG TCCATTAAGTTATGGAGGGATTACCTTGACTATGTTGAAGAGCATGATCCATCAGTGTCCCAGTGTACACCCGCAGGCCTCTCCAAAATGAGAGATTTGTTTGAGCGTGCTATCACTGCTGGGGGGCTGCATGTTACTGAAGGCAGCAAACTGTGGGCCGCTTATAGAGAATATGAGATGGCGATCTTGATCACCATCAGTGATGGCAATGATGAGGAAAAGGCAAAGCAAGTTCAACGTATACGCACGCTATTCCACCGCCAGTTATCTGTTCCTTTAGCTGAGATGGAATCTACACTTGTTGAGTATAAGAGCTGGGAAGCAGAGCAAGCGAATGCAAATGACCCAGGGTCCACTTTTGATGGTGTCCCCTCAAATGTCACATCTGCATACAAAAAGGCCAATGATATGTACAATGAAAGGAAACAATACGAGGATCAACTAAGCAATGCAGGCGCATCTGAAGCTGATAAACTGCAGGAGTTTCTG AAATACCTCAAATTTGAAGAGTCTTCTGGTGACCCTGCTCGTGTTCAAGTTCTTTACGAGCGAGCTGTTTCAGAGCTTCCTGTGTCAAGTGATCTATGGATAGGATATACAAGCTACCTGGATAGAAGCTTGAAG GTGCCTTCTGTACTCAGAAGTGTTTATTACAGAGCCACAAGAAACTGTACATGGGTTGCTGAGCTATGGGTCCATTATTTGCTATCTTTGGAGCGAATTCATTCTTCTGAAGAAGAGCTACGTCAT GTGTTTGAACGGGCAGTACAGTGCTCTTTTCCAACCATACAAGAG TATCTCAATGTTTATCTTACTCGAGTTCATAGTCTAAGGCGGAGGATTTCAGATGGGTTGGATTTCCAGCTGATTAGGAAGACAATCATG GATGCTGCAGAATTTCTCTCACCTCAACTGGGAACCAAGGAATTACTGCACTTGAATGCGTATTGGGCCAAATTAGAGCGTAATCTTGGCAAAGATCTTGCTGCAGCTCGTGGAGTTTGGGAAAACACTATAAAAAAAAG CGGGTCTGTTTTGGAAGTATGGCAGCAGTACATTTCAATGGAGATGGAAATGGGAAATATACATGAGGCACGATCACTTTATAAGCGCTGTTATAGCAAAAGATTTGCTGGATCTGGATCAGAG GATATATGTCATGCATGGATAAGATTTGAAGAGGAGAATGGCACCTTGGATGATTATGACCTTGCTGTAAAAAAG GTCACACCTCGGCTAAAGGAGTTTATGATGTTCAGGTCTCAAGAGGAGGCTAAAGACGAGGCTTACTCTGTGCTCAATGATAATCCTAATGCAGATGATTCCTatcagaaaagaaaagcaaGTAAGATGACCAATAAGCAGCAGCCTCCTGctaagaaaaggaaagagaatCCACCAAAAAGTGCCAAATCATCAGATGACCAAGGGTCAAAGACACAAAGTAGACATAGTGCTGCTATCACTGCTGTAGAAGTTGGAGATGTCACCAGGGAGAAGGTTGAGGCATCTACAGAAATGAATGTGGACACTGACAGCCGAACAGGGAATATAGGTTCAAATGAACCAAAGCCATCCTTCTACAATGACAAGTGCACAATATTTGTCTCAAATATAGACTTGAAG GCAAATGAGGATGACCTGCGACGGTTCTTCTCTGACATCGGTGGCGTCACAGCAATAAGATTGCTGAGGgacaaattcaccaaaaaatcaaGG gGATTGGCCTATGTGGACTTTTCAGACAACAAGCATCTTGAGGCAGCCCTTAAGAAAAACAAGCAGAAGTTGCTGGGAAAGAAAGTGAGTATCGCTCGGTCAGATCCAAGCAAGGGTAAGAAGAGCCGTGAGGCAGGTCCTTCCTCCAAAGGCCATG aTAACTTGCCTCAGAGTGGTGATGATGGTGCAAAAGCACCCGGATCCAATAGACCAGACAAGGAAGTACCCAAAGGTGATGTGAAAATCACAGGGAAGAACACCCATTTTGCACCTCGGTCTGTGGTTAAACCTCTTGGGTGGACTAGCAAGGATGAGAAGCCAGATGTTGGCCCAGGAGAGTTGAAATCAAACGAGGAGTTCAGAAATCTGTTGCTTAAGAAGTGA